A single window of Scylla paramamosain isolate STU-SP2022 chromosome 27, ASM3559412v1, whole genome shotgun sequence DNA harbors:
- the LOC135114104 gene encoding UDP-glycosyltransferase UGT5-like, translated as MRWWVAVVGLLAAMQVIEASKVLVLTPISSKSHKNFYMGIINALAARGHQITILTPYKASKVHQNVQEVVLPQMELTNFIPNLFTSGKFSGPFQLSLKAPQMCNDALADPKTQNLLKEKYDLIMLGMFFSDCLLSIVHQMKVPYVYLCPAALHGPMAQMAGSVTFSSFAHNALFYYKHPYSFLERMVLSLTDVASNTIFVKYVTNIIEKECRQRGLCPEDMPAFPEMHLNSSLTLINSIKTLEMPAQPSVPTTVYCGGIHCHPSSPLPKDLEDWVASSGEDGFIFFSLGSAVTPSSMPEEYRKILVQVFGSLKQHVLWKWDKDTMEDLPPNVRLGKWLPQQDILGHPKLKLFITHGGLLSTLESMYHGVPVLGMPVFADQHSNMFEVEKNGWGKVLLWEELTPEALTEKIFEVMNDKSLKEEAQRRSLVMMDQAQRPEDVAVYWLEYVIRHHGAPHLVSPVRSMPWYQLYNVDVWITVVVALLLFFYVSFQILRFLCHLLFCSKNRKQKSD; from the exons ATGAGATGGTGGGTAGCTGTGGTCGGCCTGCTGGCAGCTATGCAGGTGATAGAGGCCAGCAAGGTGCTCGTATTGACTCCCATATCCTCCAAGAGTCACAAAAACTTTTATATGGGTATCATCAATGCTCTGGCAGCCAGAGGTCACCAG ATCACAATTTTAACACCTTACAAGGCATCGAAGGTACACCAGAATGTCCAGGAAGTTGTGCTACCACAGATGGAACTCACCAACTTCATACCAAACTTATTTACTAGTGGCAAGTTTTCAGGCCCCTTCCAGTTATCACTTAAAGCACCCCAGATGTGTAATGATGCTTTGGCTGATCCAAAAACTCAGAACCTGCTGAAAGAGAAGTATGACTTGATCATGCTTGGCATGTTCTTCTCTGACTGCTTGTTATCCATCGTTCATCAAATGAAA GTTCCTTATGTCTATCTGTGTCCAGCTGCACTTCATGGACCCATGGCACAAATGGCAGGAAGTGTCACATTTTCATCATTTGCCCATAATGCACTCTTCTACTACAAGCACCCATACAGCTTCCTGGAGCGCATGGTGCTTTCCCTCACAGATGTTGCTTCAAATACCATATTTGTTAAATATGTAACTAATAT TATAGAAAAAGAGTGCCGTCAACGAGGGTTATGTCCTGAAGATATGCCAGCTTTCCCAGAAATGCACCTAAACTCCAGCCTTACATTGATAAACAG TATCAAAACATTGGAAATGCCTGCCCAGCCATCTGTACCTACTACAGTGTATTGTGGAGGAATCCATTGCCACCCATCAAGTCCACTTCCTAAG GACCTGGAGGACTGGGTGGCAAGTTCTGGAGAGGATGGGTTCATCTTCTTCAGCTTGGGCTCAGCTGTAACCCCCTCCTCCATGCCAGAAGA GTATCGAAAAATTTTAGTGCAAGTGTTTGGATCACTTAAGCAGCATGTCTTGTGGAAGTGGGACAAAGACACCATGGAAGATCTTCCCCCCAATGTGCGCCTTGGAAAGTGGCTCCCACAACAGGATATACTTG GTCACCCTAAACTGAAGTTGTTCATTACACACGGAGGATTACTGAGCACCCTTGAGTCCATGTATCACGGTGTGCCTGTTTTGGGCATGCCTGTGTTTGCAGACCAGCATTCAAACATGTTTGAAGTGGAAAAGAATGGATGGGGAAAAGTTCTCCTCTGGGAGGAATTAACTCCTGAAGCACTAACAGAGAAAATATTTGAAGTCATGAATGATAAAAG CCTGAAGGAAGAGGCACAGCGAAGATCATTGGTTATGATGGACCAAGCTCAGAGACCTGAAGACGTTGCCGTGTACTGGTTGGAGTATGTAATTCGTCACCACGGAGCACCACACCTTGTTAGCCCTGTTCGATCAATGCCATG GTATCAGCTGTACAATGTAGATGTCTGGATCACTGTTGTGGTGGCACTGCTGCTCTTCTTTTATGTGTCCTTTCAAATTCTCCGTTTCCTGTGTCACTTGCTGTTTTGTAGCAAAAATAGAAAGCAGAAATCTGACTAA